The DNA region TCAGGTTATTGTTTATAGTGATGAGCTTAACATAAATGGATCTGGGAAAGTAAAAAAGATATATCCAAAGGCATTTAGCAAAATATCTGATTTAGGTATAGAACAAAAAAGAGTAAAGGTTGATATAGATTTATTGACAAAAATACCAACTTTAAAAGTTGGATATGAGGTAGATGTAAAATTTGTTGCAGATAAAAGACAAAATGTAATAGTTGTTCCAGAAAGTGCAGTTTTTGACTTTGAGGGAGAAGATTATGTTTATGTAGTTGAAGAGGATACAGCGAAACTAAGGAAGGTTAATTTAGGTCTTAAGAATGATGATGTTGTAGAAGTTATTTCTGGTTTAAAAGAAGGTGACTTAGTAATACTATCGCCAGACAAGGAGATTAAAGAAGGGACGAAGATAAAGCAAATTAGGAAGGAGTAATAACTTGTCAAGTAAATTTGAAAGATTACCTAAAGAGAAGAAAGAAAAAATAATTAATATTTGCATTGAGGAATTTGCAAAAAATGGATATGAAAAGGCATCAACAAATAAAATAGTTGAAAGAGCTGGCATATCAAAAGGTATTTTATTTCACTATTTTGGAAGCAAGAAAAAATTATTTCTTTATGTATTTGATTATGTTCTAAATGATGTAGAAAAAAAGTTTGATGAGTATATTAAGGAAGAGAATTCAGGAGATGTTTTTGACAGGGTGCTAAAATGGAGTTTGATGGAGATTAAGTTTGCTAGCGAATATCCAGTAGTATATAATTTTTTAGTGAAGGTTTTTATTTCACCTCCTGAAGAGTTAGAAGAAGAAATTAAAGTAAGATATTATCAAAAATATAATAAGTACTTGAAAATTCTTATGGAGAATATTGATACTCGAAAATTTAGAAATGATATTGATATAAATAAAGCTATTGAAATTTTACTCTTTACCTTGGAGGGTATTATAAAAAGATTTACTGTAATGTATAAGGGTAGAGAGGATGAAGTTATAAAAGATATAAATAAGATGATGATTGAATTTGAAGAATATATAACTATTTTGAAATTGGGTTTTTATAATCCATAGGAAATTATAATTTGATAATCCCTAAGCAGTAATTTTGCTTAGGGATTTGTATATTTTTTGACGAAATGATTATATAAGGATAGATTAAAAAAAATAAAGAAAAGTATAGTTCTGTTTTACTAACTTTATTTATTTATAAATCTAAGTTTAAAGTCTGATTGAAAAAAAGTAGTTATTATTTTAAAATGGTATATGTATATATACTATATATATGTATTAATTAAGGATACACCACAATATAAAGGGGTTGATTACTTGGTAGCTCGAGTTCAGAAACGGAACGGAAACATTGTTGATTTTGACATTCAAAAAATTGAGAATGCAATTTTTGCTGCTGCAAAAGCTGTAGGGGGAGATGATAGGGAAGAGGCAAGAAGATTAGCTGAGATGACAGCTAACATATTGGAAGAAGCTTTTGGTGCTGGGATACCTACTGTTGAGGACATACAAGATATTGTTGAGAAAGTGCTTATAGAAGAAGGGCATGCTAAAACAGCTAAGGCGTACATATTATACAGAAAAAAACATGAAGAATTAAGAGATGTTAAAAATCTTTTCATGGATGCGGAAAAGATGATTGAAGAATATGTATCTTTAGAAGACTGGAGAATTAATGAAAATGCAAATATGGGATTCAGTTTACAGGGGCTAAATAATCATATTGTTGAATCTATAACTAAGAAGTATTGGCTTAATAAAATTTATAGAAAAGAATTAAGAGATGCTCATATTAACGGAGATTTACATATACATGATTTAGGTTTATTGGCTCCATATTGCTGTGGTTGGGATCTTGAAGCACTATTGATTCATGGGTTTAAAGGTGCATCTGGAAAGATTGAGTCTAAGCCTGCGAAACATTTCCAATCATTTTTAGGACAGATTGTGAACTGGCTGTATACTTTACAGGGGGAGGCTGCTGGGGCACAAGCTGTGAGCTCGCTTGATACTTACGCTGCACCATTTATCTACTATGATGGATTAACTTATGAACAGGTTAAAAAAATAGTACAGAGTTTCGTTTTCAACTTAAATATACCAACTAGAGTAGGTTTTCAGACGCCATTTACTAATATAACTTTAGATATTACACCTCATCCTATGCTTAAAAATATGCCTGTTATAATTGGTGGTAAACGCATGGAAAAAACTTATGGAGAATTTCAAAAGGAAATGGATATGTTTAATAAGGCGCTTTGCGAAGTTATGATGGAAGGAGACGGTGCTGGAAGAAGTTTCAGCTTCCCGATACCTACAATAAATATAACAAAGGATTTTCCATGGGACTCTGAGGTTGTAAACTTAATTATGGAGATGACTAGAAAGTTTGGTACTCCTTATTTTGCTAATTTTATAAATAGTGAAATGTCGCCTGAAGATGTTAGAAGTATGTGTTGTAGACTTAGATTAGATAACCGTGAATTAAGAAGAAGAGGTGGAGGGCTGTTTGGAGCTAATCCTTTGACAGGTTCTATAAATGTAGTAACATTAAATATGGCTAGAATAGGTTACTTATCAAATAACAAGGAAGAATTCAAAACAAGAGTTAGAGAGCTTATGGAATTAGCCAAAGAGATATGCGAAACAAAGAGAAAAGTATTAGAAGGGTATATGGAAGCTGGATTGTATCCATATTCTAAATTCTATTTACAGAGTATTAAGGATGCAGAAGGGGAGTATTTTAAAAATCACTTTAGTACAATAGGGCTTAATGGAATGAATGAAGCTTGTGTAAACTTATTGGGTAAAGATATAACTACTGAAGAGGGAAATGAATTTGCAATTGAAATAATGGAATTTATGAATAAAGTAATTCAAATTTTCCAGGAAGAAACGGGAAGCTTATGGAATTTAGAAGCTTCGCCTGCTGAAAGTGCATCATATAGATTTGCAAGAATGGATAAAAAGCTTTATCCAAAGATATTTACTCAAGGAGATAAAGAGCCGTATTATACAAATTCAACTCAACTTCCTGTAGGTCATACAAAAGATATTTTTGAAGCTGTTGAATTACAAGATAAATTACAGAGTTTATATACTGGAGGAACAGTTTTTCATGGCTTTATAGGAGAAGAAATTGAGAGTGTTGAGGTAGTTAAGACTTTAATAAAGAAAGTGTTTGAAAATAGCAAAATTCCTTATTTTACAATAACACCGACATATAGTATTTGTCCTGAACATGGTTATATAAGTGGAGAACATTTTAACTGTCCAGAATGTGGAAAAGAAGCTGAGGTATGGACTAGGGTTGTTGGTTTTCACCGTCCAGTCCAGTCATGGAATAAGGGTAAAAAAGAGGAATATAAAGATAGATTAGAATTTGATGCGAATTATAGTATACTAAACGATAGGGTTAAAGATGATAATTCTTTAATTGCGATTGGTGGATAATGTGAAAAGTTTTATGAAAGTTTATGCTTTTCGTTTTAAATTTGGCGAATAGCGAATGACGAACGACCAATGACGATAATTATAGAGGGTGCTATTATGAATTTTAAAGGATTACAAAAATCTTCTTTTATTGATTACCCTGATAAAATTTGTACTGTATTATTTACAGGAGGATGCAATTTTAGATGTCCATTTTG from Caloranaerobacter ferrireducens includes:
- a CDS encoding ribonucleoside triphosphate reductase, with translation MVARVQKRNGNIVDFDIQKIENAIFAAAKAVGGDDREEARRLAEMTANILEEAFGAGIPTVEDIQDIVEKVLIEEGHAKTAKAYILYRKKHEELRDVKNLFMDAEKMIEEYVSLEDWRINENANMGFSLQGLNNHIVESITKKYWLNKIYRKELRDAHINGDLHIHDLGLLAPYCCGWDLEALLIHGFKGASGKIESKPAKHFQSFLGQIVNWLYTLQGEAAGAQAVSSLDTYAAPFIYYDGLTYEQVKKIVQSFVFNLNIPTRVGFQTPFTNITLDITPHPMLKNMPVIIGGKRMEKTYGEFQKEMDMFNKALCEVMMEGDGAGRSFSFPIPTINITKDFPWDSEVVNLIMEMTRKFGTPYFANFINSEMSPEDVRSMCCRLRLDNRELRRRGGGLFGANPLTGSINVVTLNMARIGYLSNNKEEFKTRVRELMELAKEICETKRKVLEGYMEAGLYPYSKFYLQSIKDAEGEYFKNHFSTIGLNGMNEACVNLLGKDITTEEGNEFAIEIMEFMNKVIQIFQEETGSLWNLEASPAESASYRFARMDKKLYPKIFTQGDKEPYYTNSTQLPVGHTKDIFEAVELQDKLQSLYTGGTVFHGFIGEEIESVEVVKTLIKKVFENSKIPYFTITPTYSICPEHGYISGEHFNCPECGKEAEVWTRVVGFHRPVQSWNKGKKEEYKDRLEFDANYSILNDRVKDDNSLIAIGG
- a CDS encoding TetR/AcrR family transcriptional regulator, encoding MSSKFERLPKEKKEKIINICIEEFAKNGYEKASTNKIVERAGISKGILFHYFGSKKKLFLYVFDYVLNDVEKKFDEYIKEENSGDVFDRVLKWSLMEIKFASEYPVVYNFLVKVFISPPEELEEEIKVRYYQKYNKYLKILMENIDTRKFRNDIDINKAIEILLFTLEGIIKRFTVMYKGREDEVIKDINKMMIEFEEYITILKLGFYNP